A single genomic interval of Halichondria panicea chromosome 2, odHalPani1.1, whole genome shotgun sequence harbors:
- the LOC135331697 gene encoding uncharacterized protein LOC135331697: protein MEMPSRRPHSYINSFSANDYTVVEGLAGPLHRAKSNKELSTSQPAECSYRYSRSNSQGADFQQAVSTSSPKEDKEFDIQCEIALEELREQLEQIPFKKKYASVTVPLSIKYSTMTSRPRSPKKNNELAEQLEQEKLQEELDQSLFKIREQLNMLTSERVNMEKHMEDLTNDIHEARIQCHNQCQQRFFSTGVRRVRSSTYTPEIKKKRTTPPSQRKAPHEKRASQPALLSPDSCVSSPEYIVQGHKSLGYTDSGYGSLNRRELRVRAASFATSTPNVSLSQGNDYNPTIPELPESPCFSQQTPSHHLRDRVRSNPTLHYVSHTAPRHHRSQSAIVTPIISITSSPDLSTRRRHDGKSYQLSHRNSLPESVMNKIVEDEIDSVSVSDTLSQASLSQLTDEGGSPKSQSSTVIVRRSSLTGQVEHIRRPRKINSFSGATEIELKLKSSYYKTDPEYRVLNTGFKRNRKNRVILPNSIETTV from the exons ATGGAGATGCCAAGCAGGCGACCACACTCGTATATCAACAGCTTCTCTGCAAACGACTACACAGTAGTGGAAGGTCTTGCAGGTCCCTTGCATAGAGCAAAGTCTAACAAAGAACTGAGCACCTCTCAACCAGCTGAGTGCAGCTATCGATACTCAAGATCAAATTCGCAAGGAGCTGATTTCCAACAAGCTGTTTCTACTTCTTCACCCAAAGAAGACAAGGAGTTTGACATACAGTGTGAGATTGCACTAGAAGAACTAAGAGAGCAGTTAGAACAAATTCCCTTCAAGAAGAAGTACGCATCTGTAACAGTTCCTCTGTCTATCAAATATTCAACAATGACTAGCAGGCCAAGATCCCCTAAGAAAAACAACGAGCTGGCTGAGCAGCTAGAGCAGGAGAAACTGCAGGAAGAATTGGACCAGTCACTCTTTAAAATCAGAGAGCAACTG aaCATGCTCACATCTGAACGAGTCAACATGGAGAAACACATGGAGGATCTCACCAATGACATCCACGAGGCACGCATACAATGCCACAACCAGTGCCAACAGAGATTTTTTTCTACTGGAGTTCGAAGAGTTCGAAGCTCCACCTACACCCCAGAGATAAAAAAGAAGCGCACAACACCACCCAGCCAAAGGAAAGCACCACATGAAAAACGTGCATCCCAACCAGCTCTTCTCTCTCCCGATTCCTGTGTCAGCAGTCCGGAGTACATTGTTCAGGGACATAAGAGTCTGGGCTATACCGACAGTGGTTATGGATCGCTCAATAGAAGGGAACTACGAGTGAGAGCAGCAAGCTTTGCCACCTCAACTCCAAATGTTAGTCTGAGCCAAGGAAACGATTACAACCCAACCATCCCTGAGTTACCCGAGTCTCCGTGCTTCTCCCAACAAACACCTTCCCATCATCTAAGAGATCGAGTCAGGAGCAATCCCACCCTCCATTATGTCTCCCATACTGCTCCAAGACACCATCGCAGTCAGTCTGCCATAGTCACACCCATAATCAGCATCACATCAAGTCCCGATCTTTCAACTCGCAGAAGACACGACGGGAAATCGTATCAGTTGTCCCATCGCAATTCACTGCCCGAGTCAGTGATGAACAAAATAGTTGAGGATGAAATTGATTCAGTCAGTGTGAGCGACACTCTGTCACAAGCTAGTCTGTCTCAACTGACGGATGAAGGCGGCTCTCCAAAAAGCCAGAGCAGTACGGTCATTGTGAGAAGAAGTTCACTAACAGGGCAGGTTGAACACATTCGACGTCCCAGAAAGATAAACAGTTTTAGTGGAGCCACAGAGATTGAATTGAAATTGAAGAGTTCATACTATAAGACTGACCCCGAATATAGAGTATTGAACACTGGGTTTAAGCGAAACAGAAAAAATAGAGTCATACTACCAAACAGCATCGAAACAACTGTTTAG